From the genome of Pseudomonas sihuiensis:
TCAACCGGATGCAGGTTATCAACTCATCTGCGAGGCACAGGGCAGCGATATGTTTCTGTTGTTCTGCCCACAGGCGCAGAACTTCTTCTGCTTCGAGCCCGTCACCCACCCGGTCAACGCCCACCATCTGCCGGGACAACCGGGGCTACGATTACTGGCCGCGGAGCAAAGTGTTCAGATGAGTTTCAGCCTGCACTACCAGACGCTGGCAGACTGATCACTGGACATTCAAAGGGCGTTGGCGATAATACTCGCCAGTTGCCCAATGCAACTTTTCTCGGAAAAAAGTTACAAATAGATAAGTAACTGAAGAGAAAGGAGAAAGATGCAAAGCGTGGAACTTTGCAAACTGTTCTCCCCGCCAACCAAGGCAAAGCACTTTAGATTGATCCCTCAGCGCAACAGTGAAACCTGGTGTTTCGGCTGTTGTGTGGGTCGATCACAACCTACAGGTAAAAACAGTGACGAAAGACGAACTGCGCGCCGAACTCGAGCGCCAGGCGCAGCGTTACAAGGATGTATACGGCGGAGAAGTCATCACCTACGCCGCCCAGCCGGACCCCGACCGCAAACCCTGGCGCAAGAAGCCCAGCCTGCTCGACCAGGCCTTCGAGAAAGAAATCGAGAAAATCGAGAAAGAACGCCAGGACAAGCAGGACGCAGCCGACGAAACCGCCGGCTAGCGACACGCCGCCCCAGGCTCCCCGTAGCCGGTGAAGTTCTGGAACAGGTTTTCTACCGTCACTCCCGCGAAGGCGGGAGTCCAATTGCTCTTGAGCCGCCTCCGCGGGAATGACGGCTTTTCCAGCACTTACCTAACGCTTCCTGCTACCCGTCAGCGAGCCCATGAGCCCCCGCACCAGCTGCCGACCAATCTGGTTGGCGGCCTGGCGCAGCGCGCTCTTCATCGCGCTGCCAATCAGATCACTGGCCATATCGCCCAGCCCCGGCTCCGCCTTCCGCTTCTCTGCCGGCTCGACTGGCTCGACATTGCGAGCCTGCTCCGCACGCGCGGTGAGCAGCTCATAGGCCGACTCGCGATCGACAGGCTTGTCGTAGCGCCCAGCCAGCGGCGACTGACGCACCAATGCCGCACGTTCGACCTCATTCAGCGGGCCGATACGCGACTGCGGTGGCGCGATGGCCACGCGCTGAACCATGGCCGGTGTGCCTTTTTCCTCCAGCGTGCCAACCAATGCTTCACCAATCCCCAGTTCGGTGAGCACGCTGAGCGCGCTGAATGCCGGGTTCGGGCGAAAACCATCGGCCACTGCGCGCAGGGCCTTTTGCTCCTTGGCCGTGAACGCGCGCAAGCCATGCTGAATACGCAGGCCGAGCTGAGCCAGGACATCGTCCGGCAGATCGCTCGGCGACTGGGTGACGAAATACACCCCGACGCCCTTGGAGCGAATCAGCCGCACCACCTGCTCCAGGCGCTCCTGTAGCGCCTTGGGCGTACCCTGAAAGAGCAGGTGCGCCTCGTCGAAGAACAGCGCCAGTACCGGTTTGTCGGCGTCACCGCGCTCCGGCAGTTGTTCGAACAGTTCGGCCAACAGCCACAGCAGGAAGGTTGCATACACCTTGGGCGCCTCATGAACCAGGCGGGAGGCATCGAGCAAGTGCACGCGCCCGCGACCATCGCGATCAGGGTGTAGAAGGTCTTCGAGCTGCAACGCCGGCTCGCCGAACAGGGCCTCGGCACCCTGCTGCTCCAGCCCTGCCAGACGACGTAACAACGCCTGCGCCGAGGTGCTGGTGAACAGTGCGCTGTCCGCGCCCAGCACTTGCGGATCGTCCTTGAGATAGCCGAGCAGCGCCTTCAGGTCTTTCAGGTCGAGCAGCAACAGACCTTCACGGTCAGCCACCTTGAACGCTGCGTAGAGCGCAGCCTGCTGGCTGTCAGTCAGTTCGAGCAGAGCACCGAGCAGCAGCGGGCCCATTTCGCTCAAGGTGGTGCGCAGCGGGTGGCCACTCTGGCCATGTACGTCCCACAGCGTCACCGGGTAGGCCTGCGGCTGGTGATTGAGCCAGGGCATACTGGCGATGCGCTCGGCGACCTTGCCTTGCGGTGCGCCAGCAGCGCCCAGGCCACACAGATCACCTTTGACATCAGCGGCGAACACCGCCACCCCGGCGTCACTGAAGGTCTCGATCAGCCGTTGCAGGGTCACCGTCTTGCCGGTGCCGGTGGCACCGGCAATAAGACCGTGACGGTTGGCCAGGCGCAAAGGCTGACCAACCGCCTGGCCATCACTGCCAGCACCCAATACGAACTGTGAATTCAAAGGCATCTTGCCATCCCCTGGGTTAAAGCTTTACTGCAGTTATACCGATAGAAACAGCAGAACAAATACCCATCCCATCTGCCGCAACAGCCCGCGAAAACGCTCTTACAAGCGCAGCCGTGGAATACAAGACTGGTTCCAGAGCCATCCGGACGCAAGACAACATGAGCAAAAACCTGCAGTTCAGCCACAAGATTCTGCTCGCAGCATCGCTGGTGGTGATAGTCGCCTTCTCCCTGTTCACCCTCTACAACGATTACCTGCAACGCAACGCCATCCGTGAAGACCTGGAAAGCTACCTGCAGGAGATGGGCAATGTGACCGCCAGCAACATCCAGAACTGGCTGTCGGGGCGCATCCTGCTGGTGGAAAGCACAGCGCAGTCGATCAGCAACGACAGCGAGCCGGATCGCGTGGTCAAACTGCTGGAGCAGAAGGCGCTGACCTCTTCATTCGCCTTTACCTATCTGGGCACCGAAAGCGGCGGTTTCACCATGCGCCCGGACGAGCAGATGCCCGCTGACTATGACCCACGTACGCGCCCCTGGTACAAGGACGCCCTGGCCGCTGGCGGCACCACCCTTACCGAGCCTTACGTCGATGCCGCCACCGGTGAGCTGATCATCACCATCGCTACCCCGGCCAGGCCCGCTGGCGTGGTCGGTGGCGACCTCAGCCTGCAGACGCTGGTGAACATCATCAACGCGTTGGATTTCGACGGCATCGGCTACGCCTTCCTGGTCAGCGCCGACGGCAAGGTTCTGGTGCACCCGGACAAGAACCTGGTGATGAAGAACCTCAAGGACATCTATCCGCAGAACACCCCGCGCATCAGCAGTGAATTCAGCGAAGCGCAGCTCGATGGCGACACCCGCATCCTCACCTTCACCCCGGTCAAGGGCCTGCCCTCGGTCAGCTGGCATATCGGCCTGTCGATCGACAAGGCCAAGGCCTATTCCATGCTCACCGAGTTCCGCGCCTCGGCCATCATCGCCACGGTGATCGCCGTGGTGCTGATCATCGCCCTGCTCGGCCTGCTGATCCGAGTGCTGATGCAGCCGCTGACCGCCATGGGCAAGGCCATGGAGGATATTGCCAAGGGCGAGGGCGACCTGACCAAGCGCCTAGCGATCCAGTCCAATGACGAATTCGGCGCCCTGGCGCGCTCGTTCAATCAGTTCGTCGAACGTATCCACAGCTCGATCCGTGAAGTGTCATCGGCCACCGTCCAGGTCAACGAAGTAGCCAAGCTGGTGGTCAATGCCTCCAACTCCTCGATGGTCAACTCCGACGAACAGGCCAGCCGCACCAACAGCGTGGCAGCTGCCATCAATCAGCTCGGCGCGGCTGCACAGGAAATCGCCCGCAACGCCGCCGACGCCTCGAGCCAGGCATCGGATGCCCGCCATCAGGCAGAAGACGGCGGCAAGGTGGTGCAGCAAGCGATCCGTTCGATGAGTGAACTGTCGAACAAGATCAGCGACGCCTGCGCCAAGATCGAGATGCTCAACAGCAAGACCGTGGACATCGGCCAGATCCTTGAGGTGATCAAGAGCATCTCCCAGCAGACCAACCTGCTGGCACTCAACGCCGCCATCGAGGCGGCTCGTGCCGGCGAGGCGGGACGCGGTTTCGCCGTGGTCGCCGATGAGGTGCGCAACCTGGCGCACCGCACCCAGGAGTCGGCGCAGGAAATCGAGAAAATGATCGAGGAACTGCAGGTCGGATCGCGAGAATCGGTCACCACCATGACCGAGAGCCAGCGCTACAGCGAAGAAAGCGTGGACATCGCCAACCAGGCCGGCGAGCGCCTGGGCACGGTGACCGCCCGTATCGGCGAGATCGATGGGATGAACCAGTCGGTGGCCACCGCCACCGAAGAACAGACCTCGGTAATCGAGTCACTGAACATGGACATCATCGAGATCAACACCCTCAACCAGGAGGGCGTGGAAAACCTGCAGGCCACCCTGCGCGCCTGCGGCGATCTGGAGCAACAGGCCGCACGCCTCAAGCAGATGGTCGACAGCTTCCGAATCTGAAACAGCCAGTAACAAGAAGGGCGCCACGGCGCCCTTCTCGATTATCGCTCAGGTTTGTCTTCGGCCTGCTCCTGCAGCTGACGCCACAGTTCGGCGGCATCGGCG
Proteins encoded in this window:
- a CDS encoding helicase HerA-like domain-containing protein; translated protein: MPLNSQFVLGAGSDGQAVGQPLRLANRHGLIAGATGTGKTVTLQRLIETFSDAGVAVFAADVKGDLCGLGAAGAPQGKVAERIASMPWLNHQPQAYPVTLWDVHGQSGHPLRTTLSEMGPLLLGALLELTDSQQAALYAAFKVADREGLLLLDLKDLKALLGYLKDDPQVLGADSALFTSTSAQALLRRLAGLEQQGAEALFGEPALQLEDLLHPDRDGRGRVHLLDASRLVHEAPKVYATFLLWLLAELFEQLPERGDADKPVLALFFDEAHLLFQGTPKALQERLEQVVRLIRSKGVGVYFVTQSPSDLPDDVLAQLGLRIQHGLRAFTAKEQKALRAVADGFRPNPAFSALSVLTELGIGEALVGTLEEKGTPAMVQRVAIAPPQSRIGPLNEVERAALVRQSPLAGRYDKPVDRESAYELLTARAEQARNVEPVEPAEKRKAEPGLGDMASDLIGSAMKSALRQAANQIGRQLVRGLMGSLTGSRKR
- a CDS encoding methyl-accepting chemotaxis protein; protein product: MSKNLQFSHKILLAASLVVIVAFSLFTLYNDYLQRNAIREDLESYLQEMGNVTASNIQNWLSGRILLVESTAQSISNDSEPDRVVKLLEQKALTSSFAFTYLGTESGGFTMRPDEQMPADYDPRTRPWYKDALAAGGTTLTEPYVDAATGELIITIATPARPAGVVGGDLSLQTLVNIINALDFDGIGYAFLVSADGKVLVHPDKNLVMKNLKDIYPQNTPRISSEFSEAQLDGDTRILTFTPVKGLPSVSWHIGLSIDKAKAYSMLTEFRASAIIATVIAVVLIIALLGLLIRVLMQPLTAMGKAMEDIAKGEGDLTKRLAIQSNDEFGALARSFNQFVERIHSSIREVSSATVQVNEVAKLVVNASNSSMVNSDEQASRTNSVAAAINQLGAAAQEIARNAADASSQASDARHQAEDGGKVVQQAIRSMSELSNKISDACAKIEMLNSKTVDIGQILEVIKSISQQTNLLALNAAIEAARAGEAGRGFAVVADEVRNLAHRTQESAQEIEKMIEELQVGSRESVTTMTESQRYSEESVDIANQAGERLGTVTARIGEIDGMNQSVATATEEQTSVIESLNMDIIEINTLNQEGVENLQATLRACGDLEQQAARLKQMVDSFRI